In Prescottella soli, a genomic segment contains:
- a CDS encoding superoxide dismutase, with protein MTVYTLPDLPYDYAALEPHISGKIMELHHDKHHAAYVAGANAALDKLAELREADAVAPVVNLHEKNLAFHLGGHTNHSVFWNNLSPEGGDKPEGELAAAIDDFFGSFDAFRAHFSANANAIQGSGWSILAWDSIGQRLIIVQLYDQQGNISIGLTPLLMLDMWEHAFYLDYQNVKGDYVNAFWNIVNWADVADRFAKARTQTAGLIVPA; from the coding sequence ATGACCGTTTACACGCTGCCCGATCTGCCCTACGACTACGCCGCCCTCGAGCCCCACATCTCCGGCAAGATCATGGAGCTCCACCACGACAAGCACCACGCCGCGTACGTCGCCGGCGCCAACGCCGCCCTCGACAAGCTCGCCGAGCTCCGCGAGGCCGACGCCGTCGCACCCGTGGTCAACCTCCACGAGAAGAACCTCGCCTTCCACCTCGGCGGCCACACCAACCACTCGGTGTTCTGGAACAACCTCTCCCCCGAGGGCGGCGACAAGCCCGAGGGTGAGCTCGCCGCCGCGATCGACGACTTCTTCGGCAGCTTCGACGCCTTCCGCGCCCACTTCTCCGCCAACGCCAACGCCATCCAGGGCTCCGGCTGGTCCATCCTCGCCTGGGACTCCATCGGCCAGCGCCTGATCATCGTCCAGCTCTACGACCAGCAGGGCAACATCTCCATCGGCCTGACCCCCCTGCTCATGCTCGACATGTGGGAACACGCCTTCTACCTCGACTACCAGAACGTCAAGGGCGACTACGTCAACGCCTTCTGGAACATCGTCAACTGGGCCGACGTCGCCGACCGCTTCGCCAAGGCACGCACCCAGACGGCCGGACTCATCGTCCCCGCCTGA
- a CDS encoding TIGR03619 family F420-dependent LLM class oxidoreductase codes for MKWSLAAAMIDARDLCELARVAEEAGFDSVAMPDSVFYPETVSADYPYSPDGKRMWAPETPMPDPFIAMTAMAAVTERIRFYTNVLKLPLRDPLLTAKQIATMAVMSGNRIAVGVGLSWIPEEFRFTGTEMRTRGARTDEAIEIVKAVCAGRGPEWVEFHGKHYDFDRLMISPAPARPVPIYVGGHSEPGLRRAARLADGWISVNTDVGQLRDAIARLGALRVEYGRAGEPFEINVSPTRVRDLDGYRALADLGVTECRVSPWYLYGADFTSRTARLDAVRRFADEIIARERTAV; via the coding sequence ATGAAGTGGTCGCTGGCGGCTGCGATGATCGACGCTCGGGACCTCTGTGAGCTGGCCCGGGTCGCCGAGGAGGCCGGGTTCGACTCCGTCGCGATGCCCGACTCGGTGTTCTACCCGGAGACGGTCTCGGCGGATTACCCGTACTCGCCCGACGGCAAACGGATGTGGGCGCCAGAGACGCCGATGCCGGACCCGTTCATCGCGATGACGGCGATGGCGGCGGTCACCGAGCGAATCCGGTTCTACACCAACGTACTCAAGCTGCCGCTGCGCGATCCGCTGCTCACCGCGAAGCAGATCGCGACGATGGCGGTGATGTCGGGCAACCGGATCGCGGTCGGCGTCGGACTGTCGTGGATCCCGGAGGAGTTCCGGTTCACCGGCACCGAGATGCGCACTCGCGGAGCCCGCACGGACGAGGCCATCGAGATCGTCAAGGCGGTGTGCGCGGGGCGGGGACCCGAGTGGGTCGAGTTCCACGGCAAGCACTACGACTTCGACCGGCTGATGATCAGCCCGGCACCGGCCCGGCCCGTCCCGATCTACGTCGGCGGACACAGCGAGCCGGGTCTGCGGCGCGCGGCCCGCCTCGCCGACGGGTGGATCTCCGTCAACACCGATGTCGGTCAGTTGAGGGATGCGATCGCGCGCCTGGGCGCGTTGCGGGTCGAATACGGCCGCGCCGGTGAACCTTTCGAGATCAATGTGTCCCCGACCCGGGTGCGGGACCTCGACGGCTACCGGGCGCTGGCGGACCTCGGCGTTACCGAGTGCCGGGTCTCGCCCTGGTACCTGTACGGCGCCGACTTCACGAGCAGGACAGCCCGGCTCGACGCGGTCCGGCGGTTCGCGGACGAGATCATCGCCCGCGAGCGCACCGCCGTCTGA
- the rfbB gene encoding dTDP-glucose 4,6-dehydratase: MRLLVTGGAGFIGANFVHQTVAERPDVRVTVLDALTYAGNRASLDAVADRIDFVHGDIADADVVNRLVADADAVVHFAAESHNDNSLADPWPFVRTNVVGTYTLLQAVRDHDVRYHHISTDEVYGDLELDDPARFTESTAYNPSSPYSSTKASSDMLVRAWTRSFGIRATLSNCSNNYGPFQHVEKFIPRQITNLLDGVRPKLYGQGRNVRDWIHVDDHNRAVWTVLERGRTGETYLIGADGEVDNRTVIAMLLEIFGKDPDDFDFVADRPGHDLRYAIDSTRLRTELGWEPRYRDFRSGLEATVEWYRDNEQWWRPAKSGTEAGYARTGQ; the protein is encoded by the coding sequence ATGAGGCTGCTCGTCACCGGCGGCGCCGGGTTCATCGGCGCCAACTTCGTCCACCAGACCGTCGCGGAACGGCCCGACGTCCGGGTCACGGTCCTCGACGCGTTGACGTACGCCGGCAACAGGGCGTCGCTGGACGCCGTTGCCGACCGGATTGACTTCGTGCACGGCGACATCGCCGACGCCGACGTGGTGAATCGTCTGGTCGCCGACGCCGACGCCGTCGTGCACTTCGCGGCCGAGTCGCACAACGACAACTCGCTGGCCGACCCGTGGCCGTTCGTGCGCACCAACGTCGTGGGCACGTACACGCTGCTGCAGGCCGTCCGCGATCACGACGTGCGCTACCACCACATCTCCACCGACGAGGTGTACGGCGACCTCGAGCTGGACGACCCGGCCCGGTTCACCGAGTCCACCGCCTACAACCCGTCGAGCCCGTACTCGTCGACGAAGGCGTCGAGCGACATGCTGGTGCGGGCCTGGACGCGGTCGTTCGGGATCCGCGCGACGCTGTCGAACTGCTCCAACAACTACGGCCCCTTCCAGCACGTCGAGAAGTTCATTCCCCGCCAGATCACGAACCTGCTCGACGGGGTCCGGCCCAAGCTGTACGGGCAGGGCCGCAACGTGCGGGACTGGATCCACGTCGACGACCACAACCGCGCGGTCTGGACGGTTCTCGAGCGAGGCCGGACTGGGGAGACGTACCTGATCGGCGCGGACGGCGAGGTCGACAACCGCACGGTCATCGCGATGCTGCTCGAGATCTTCGGCAAGGACCCGGACGACTTCGACTTCGTCGCCGACCGGCCCGGGCACGATCTGCGTTACGCGATCGACTCGACGCGGCTGCGCACCGAACTGGGGTGGGAGCCGCGCTACCGCGATTTCCGCAGCGGGCTCGAGGCCACCGTCGAGTGGTACCGGGACAACGAGCAGTGGTGGCGTCCGGCGAAGTCGGGCACCGAGGCCGGGTACGCGCGCACCGGTCAGTAG
- a CDS encoding MFS transporter — MQESTYGPDRVAVDDSTGSGEDVDRCTLRKAIAGSAMGNATEWFDYGVYATTATYLTQSFFPGHLGSIGTMLGFAISFVLRPLGGIIWGPLGDRLGRKAVLATTILLMSGATALIAAIPSYASIGIAAPLLLILLRVVQGFSTGGEYGGAATFMAEYAPDDKRGRYGSFLEFGTLGGFAAGTAVVMLCELLLSDDAMASWGWRIPFLIALPLGLVGWFLRSRLDESPVFDEVDAQGDSQDSILGGLSDLLKNYWRPILILTGMVVALNVVNYTLLTYQPTYLETTLGLSTQSTTIVVLAGELVMMACIPFFGRWSDSLGRKPMWWASLIGLLIAAVPMYWLMAQGFGWALFAFAVLGLLYLPQLATISATFPAMFPTQVRYAGFAIGYNVSTAVFGGTAPLVNDAVIHATGWNLFPAVYMMGACIIGLVSVAFLRETAGVSLRGTAVPGEETEPEPAPA; from the coding sequence ATGCAGGAATCGACGTACGGTCCCGATCGCGTGGCGGTGGACGACTCCACCGGGTCGGGCGAGGATGTGGACCGTTGCACGTTGCGCAAAGCCATCGCCGGTTCGGCGATGGGTAATGCGACCGAGTGGTTCGACTACGGCGTGTACGCCACGACGGCCACCTACCTGACCCAGAGCTTCTTCCCCGGACACCTCGGCTCGATCGGAACGATGCTCGGCTTCGCGATCTCGTTCGTCCTGCGCCCGTTGGGTGGCATCATCTGGGGCCCGCTGGGCGACCGGCTGGGCCGCAAGGCCGTGCTGGCGACCACGATTCTGCTGATGTCGGGTGCGACGGCGCTGATCGCCGCGATCCCGTCGTACGCGTCGATCGGCATCGCCGCACCGCTCCTGCTGATCCTGCTGCGTGTGGTGCAGGGCTTCTCCACCGGCGGCGAGTACGGCGGCGCAGCCACCTTCATGGCCGAGTACGCACCCGACGACAAGCGCGGCCGGTACGGCAGCTTCCTCGAGTTCGGCACCCTCGGCGGGTTCGCCGCCGGCACCGCCGTGGTGATGCTGTGCGAGTTGCTGCTGTCCGACGACGCCATGGCGTCGTGGGGCTGGCGGATCCCGTTCCTGATCGCGCTGCCCCTCGGCCTGGTCGGCTGGTTCCTGCGCAGCAGACTCGACGAGTCACCGGTGTTCGACGAGGTGGACGCGCAGGGCGACAGCCAGGACTCGATCCTGGGTGGGCTGTCCGATCTGCTGAAGAACTACTGGCGGCCGATTCTGATCCTGACGGGCATGGTCGTGGCGCTGAACGTGGTCAACTACACGCTGCTCACCTATCAGCCGACCTACCTCGAAACGACTCTGGGGCTGAGCACCCAGTCCACGACCATCGTCGTCCTCGCCGGCGAACTGGTGATGATGGCCTGCATCCCGTTCTTCGGCCGCTGGTCCGACTCCCTCGGACGCAAGCCGATGTGGTGGGCATCGCTGATCGGGCTGCTGATCGCCGCGGTGCCGATGTACTGGCTGATGGCGCAGGGCTTCGGTTGGGCGCTGTTCGCCTTCGCGGTCCTCGGTCTGCTCTACCTGCCGCAGCTGGCGACCATCTCCGCGACGTTCCCGGCCATGTTCCCGACGCAGGTCCGTTACGCCGGATTCGCGATCGGCTACAACGTCTCGACGGCGGTGTTCGGTGGCACGGCCCCGCTCGTGAACGACGCGGTCATCCACGCCACCGGGTGGAACCTCTTTCCCGCCGTCTACATGATGGGTGCCTGCATCATCGGGCTGGTGTCGGTTGCCTTCCTGCGGGAGACGGCCGGGGTGTCCCTCCGTGGCACCGCCGTTCCGGGTGAGGAGACGGAGCCGGAACCGGCGCCGGCGTGA
- a CDS encoding GtrA family protein encodes MSGTPHSHEPHVPLPVEIPVTDSVADDAPDLKTQIVRFVATGGLSAVVDYGLYVLFMALGITRDVAKALSFVAGTTTAYLINRRWTFKAEPSRARFVAVVILYALTFAVQVGINRVLSENLADTWWRTPLAFVIAQGTATVINFVVQRAVIFKIR; translated from the coding sequence GTGTCCGGAACCCCCCACTCCCACGAACCGCACGTCCCGCTGCCGGTCGAGATCCCCGTCACCGACTCCGTTGCCGACGACGCACCGGACCTGAAGACGCAGATCGTGCGCTTCGTCGCGACGGGTGGACTCTCGGCCGTCGTCGACTACGGGCTGTATGTGCTGTTCATGGCGCTGGGCATCACCCGGGACGTGGCGAAGGCGTTGAGCTTCGTCGCCGGCACGACCACCGCCTACCTGATCAACCGGCGGTGGACGTTCAAGGCCGAACCGAGCCGCGCCCGCTTCGTCGCGGTCGTGATCCTCTACGCCCTGACGTTCGCGGTGCAGGTCGGCATCAACCGGGTGCTGTCGGAGAACCTGGCCGACACGTGGTGGCGGACACCGCTGGCCTTCGTGATCGCGCAGGGCACCGCGACGGTCATCAACTTCGTCGTCCAGCGTGCGGTGATCTTCAAGATCAGATAA
- a CDS encoding FAD-binding oxidoreductase encodes MSETAEETAHEPLPTQTRTLTGWGRTAPTTAQVLSTPDVDVIAKAVAQVAEQNESKPSHLRRGVIARGLGRSYGDPAQNAGGLVIDMNALNRIHNIDANTRLVTVDAGVNLDQLMRAALPFGLWVPVLPGTRQVTVGGAIGSDIHGKNHHSAGSFGNHVRSMDLLTADGQVRTLTPAGRNSKLFWATVGGMGLTGIILKATIEMTPTETAYFIADGDVTHTLDETIALHSDGSEANYDYSSAWFDAIAPEPKLGRAAISRGSLAKLDQLPKKLQKNPLKFDAPTLLTFPDIFPNGLANKFNFSAIGEVWFRKAGNYRGKVQNLTQFYHPLDMFGEWNRAYGSNGFLQYQFVVPPEAVGEFKQIIRDIQASGHHSFLNVFKLFGEGNKAPLSFPMAGWNICVDFRIKPGLNEFVTELDKRVLEFGGRLYTAKDSRTTAETFHAMYPRIGEWIKVRRSVDPTGVFASDMSRRLELQ; translated from the coding sequence ATGTCCGAGACAGCAGAAGAGACGGCTCACGAGCCGCTCCCCACGCAGACCCGCACCCTCACCGGATGGGGACGCACCGCGCCCACCACCGCACAGGTGCTGTCCACGCCCGACGTCGACGTGATCGCCAAGGCGGTCGCCCAGGTGGCGGAGCAGAACGAGTCGAAGCCGTCGCACCTGCGACGCGGCGTCATCGCGCGCGGCCTGGGCCGCTCGTACGGCGACCCGGCGCAGAACGCGGGCGGGCTCGTCATCGACATGAACGCGCTCAACCGGATCCACAACATCGACGCGAACACCCGCCTGGTGACCGTCGACGCCGGTGTGAACCTGGATCAGCTGATGCGCGCGGCCCTGCCGTTCGGCCTGTGGGTCCCGGTGCTGCCGGGCACCCGCCAGGTCACGGTCGGCGGCGCGATCGGGTCCGACATCCACGGCAAGAACCATCACAGCGCCGGCAGCTTCGGCAACCACGTGCGCTCGATGGATCTGCTCACCGCGGACGGCCAGGTGCGCACGCTCACCCCGGCGGGCCGGAACTCGAAGCTGTTCTGGGCCACGGTCGGCGGCATGGGCCTGACCGGCATCATCCTCAAGGCCACGATCGAGATGACGCCGACGGAGACCGCGTACTTCATCGCGGACGGCGACGTCACCCACACCCTCGACGAGACCATCGCGCTGCACAGCGACGGCAGCGAGGCCAACTACGACTACTCGAGCGCGTGGTTCGACGCCATCGCCCCCGAGCCCAAGCTGGGTCGCGCCGCGATCTCCCGAGGCAGCCTCGCCAAGCTGGATCAGCTGCCCAAGAAGCTGCAGAAGAATCCGCTCAAGTTCGACGCGCCGACGCTGCTGACGTTCCCGGACATCTTCCCGAACGGCCTGGCGAACAAGTTCAACTTCTCGGCGATCGGCGAGGTGTGGTTCCGCAAGGCCGGCAACTACCGCGGCAAGGTCCAGAATCTGACGCAGTTCTACCACCCGCTCGACATGTTCGGTGAGTGGAACCGCGCGTACGGCTCCAACGGATTCCTGCAGTACCAGTTCGTGGTGCCGCCAGAGGCCGTGGGCGAGTTCAAGCAGATCATCCGCGACATCCAGGCGTCGGGGCACCACTCGTTCCTCAACGTGTTCAAGCTGTTCGGTGAGGGCAACAAGGCGCCGCTGAGCTTCCCGATGGCCGGGTGGAACATCTGCGTCGACTTCCGGATCAAGCCGGGCCTGAACGAGTTCGTGACCGAACTCGACAAGCGCGTGCTCGAGTTCGGCGGCCGCCTGTACACCGCGAAGGACTCGCGGACCACGGCCGAGACGTTCCATGCCATGTACCCGCGGATCGGCGAGTGGATCAAGGTCCGCCGATCCGTCGACCCCACAGGCGTTTTCGCCTCCGACATGTCCAGAAGGTTGGAACTGCAGTGA
- a CDS encoding S1C family serine protease, giving the protein MRATGVRRVSAAIAVLAAAGLALLSVPLQRGTLGTPAPTTAVVAPAPPPPAPPVPLAPEELSNRVVPTIVTITTRSALGTTAGTGIVLGPRSPHGSDAIVLTNHHVVDGGMEIAATSMRDRSAYAVEVLGYDGSRDLAVLRLPGAANLPAAQLGSSESVRVGEPVTAVGNAEGGGVPVSAPGAVTRVGVTVMTRNSVDGSRNELSNLIEVDANVRPGDSGGPLVDAVGDVVGVNSAGNAVEPGVTPEPAPKAYAIPIDAAMSLVEQVLSGRASDTVHIGPTPLLGVSVRDHRGQQTGTRDGAEVTVVGYRSPAEGVGLARGDVIVEFDGVPIHSSADLNLRMVTLHPGDQVRLRWIDAAGAERSGSLVLQEGPPR; this is encoded by the coding sequence ATGAGAGCGACGGGGGTGCGCCGCGTGAGCGCTGCGATCGCAGTGCTGGCGGCCGCGGGCCTCGCGCTCCTGTCGGTTCCTCTGCAAAGGGGCACACTGGGCACCCCGGCGCCCACGACCGCCGTCGTCGCACCGGCTCCCCCGCCACCCGCGCCACCCGTTCCGTTGGCGCCCGAGGAACTCTCGAACCGCGTCGTCCCGACGATCGTGACAATCACTACCCGCTCCGCGCTCGGGACGACGGCGGGAACCGGGATCGTGCTGGGCCCGCGCAGCCCCCACGGTTCGGACGCGATCGTGCTCACCAACCACCACGTCGTCGACGGCGGCATGGAGATCGCGGCGACCAGCATGCGCGACCGGTCCGCGTACGCCGTCGAGGTCCTCGGCTACGACGGCTCGCGCGACCTCGCGGTGCTACGACTGCCCGGCGCCGCGAATCTGCCGGCGGCGCAGCTGGGATCGTCGGAGTCGGTCCGGGTCGGCGAGCCCGTCACCGCCGTCGGGAACGCCGAGGGCGGCGGGGTGCCGGTCTCCGCGCCCGGCGCGGTCACCCGGGTCGGGGTGACGGTCATGACCCGCAACTCCGTCGACGGCTCCCGCAACGAACTGTCGAACCTCATCGAGGTGGACGCGAACGTCCGACCGGGCGACTCCGGCGGCCCGCTCGTCGACGCGGTCGGCGACGTCGTGGGGGTCAACAGCGCCGGGAACGCGGTCGAACCGGGCGTCACGCCCGAACCCGCACCCAAGGCGTACGCGATCCCCATCGACGCCGCGATGAGCCTGGTGGAGCAGGTGCTGTCGGGCCGCGCCTCCGACACCGTGCACATCGGGCCGACACCGCTGCTCGGGGTGAGCGTGCGCGATCACCGCGGCCAACAGACCGGGACCCGGGACGGCGCGGAGGTGACCGTCGTCGGCTACCGCAGCCCCGCCGAGGGCGTCGGGCTCGCGCGCGGGGACGTGATCGTCGAGTTCGACGGCGTCCCCATCCACTCGTCCGCGGACCTGAACCTGCGGATGGTCACGCTGCACCCCGGCGACCAGGTGCGCCTGCGCTGGATCGACGCCGCCGGCGCGGAGCGATCGGGTTCGCTGGTACTGCAGGAGGGTCCGCCGCGCTGA
- the rfbA gene encoding glucose-1-phosphate thymidylyltransferase RfbA, protein MRGIILAGGTGSRLHPITLGVSKQLVPVYDKPMIYYPLSTLMLAGIRDILIITTPGDADQFRNLLGDGSRFGISLSYQVQREPNGLAQAFVLGADHIRSDSVALVLGDNIFYGPGLGTTLTRFHDVKGGAVFGYWVSDPGAYGVIEFDDAGTAISLEEKPAAPRSNYAVPGLYFYDNDVVSIARDLKPSARGEYEITDVNRTYLEAGRLQVEVLPRGTAWLDTGTFDSLLDASNYVRTIEQRQGLKIGVPEEVAWRRGFITDDELRERAEPLVKSGYGTYLLGLLERGREW, encoded by the coding sequence ATGCGCGGAATCATTCTGGCCGGTGGAACGGGCAGCCGGCTGCACCCGATCACGCTGGGCGTGAGCAAACAGCTGGTACCGGTCTACGACAAGCCGATGATCTACTACCCGCTCTCGACGCTGATGCTCGCCGGGATCCGCGACATCCTGATCATCACGACGCCGGGGGACGCCGACCAGTTCCGGAATCTGCTGGGAGACGGCTCCCGGTTCGGCATCTCGCTGAGCTACCAGGTGCAGCGCGAACCGAACGGTCTTGCACAGGCGTTCGTGCTGGGTGCCGATCACATCCGCTCGGATTCCGTGGCGCTCGTGCTGGGCGACAACATCTTCTACGGCCCGGGCCTGGGCACCACGCTCACCCGATTCCACGACGTCAAGGGCGGCGCGGTGTTCGGCTACTGGGTGTCCGACCCGGGTGCGTACGGCGTCATCGAGTTCGACGACGCGGGCACCGCGATCTCCCTCGAGGAGAAACCAGCGGCGCCGCGATCGAACTACGCGGTCCCGGGTCTGTACTTCTACGACAACGACGTCGTCTCCATCGCGCGGGACCTGAAGCCGTCGGCGCGCGGTGAGTACGAGATCACCGACGTGAACCGGACGTATCTCGAGGCCGGTCGACTGCAGGTGGAGGTGCTGCCACGCGGCACCGCCTGGCTCGACACCGGCACGTTCGACTCGCTGCTGGACGCGTCGAACTACGTCCGCACCATCGAGCAGCGGCAGGGCCTCAAGATCGGTGTTCCGGAGGAGGTCGCGTGGCGGCGCGGGTTCATCACCGACGACGAACTGCGGGAACGGGCCGAACCGCTGGTCAAGTCCGGCTACGGCACGTACCTGCTGGGGCTGCTCGAGCGCGGCAGAGAATGGTGA
- a CDS encoding decaprenylphospho-beta-D-erythro-pentofuranosid-2-ulose 2-reductase produces the protein MINAVGNPQTLLLLGGTSEIGLAICEEYLKKTPLRVILAALPNDPGRDAAVAQMKAAGATQVDVIDFDALDTESHPKVIDEAWSKGDVDVAIVAFALDGDAEELWQNQRKAVLVANVNYTAAVSVGVLVGEKMKAQGFGRIIAMSSVAGERVKRANFVYGSTKAGLDGFYLGLGEALAPFGPKVTVVRPGMVRTQFSAHVKEAPLTVNKEDVATLAVAASDKGKEIVWTPGPWRFVMMGLRHVPRAIFRKLPI, from the coding sequence GTGATCAACGCCGTCGGCAACCCCCAGACCCTGCTGCTCCTCGGTGGCACGTCCGAGATCGGCCTGGCGATCTGCGAGGAGTACCTGAAGAAGACCCCGCTGCGCGTGATTCTCGCTGCGCTGCCGAACGATCCGGGCCGCGACGCCGCCGTCGCGCAGATGAAGGCCGCCGGTGCCACGCAGGTCGACGTCATCGACTTCGACGCACTCGACACCGAGAGCCACCCCAAGGTGATCGACGAGGCGTGGTCCAAGGGCGACGTGGACGTGGCGATCGTCGCCTTCGCCCTCGACGGCGACGCCGAGGAGCTGTGGCAGAACCAGCGCAAGGCCGTGCTGGTCGCGAACGTCAACTACACCGCGGCCGTCTCGGTGGGTGTGCTCGTCGGCGAGAAGATGAAGGCGCAGGGCTTCGGCCGCATCATCGCGATGTCGTCGGTCGCCGGTGAGCGCGTCAAGCGTGCCAACTTCGTCTACGGGTCCACCAAGGCCGGCCTCGACGGCTTCTACCTGGGTCTCGGCGAGGCGCTGGCCCCGTTCGGACCCAAGGTCACCGTGGTTCGGCCCGGCATGGTGCGCACCCAGTTCAGCGCGCACGTGAAGGAAGCCCCGCTGACGGTGAACAAGGAAGACGTCGCCACGCTGGCGGTGGCCGCGTCCGACAAGGGCAAGGAAATCGTCTGGACTCCGGGCCCGTGGCGTTTCGTGATGATGGGCCTGCGCCACGTCCCGCGCGCGATCTTCCGCAAGCTGCCGATCTAG
- a CDS encoding LLM class F420-dependent oxidoreductase codes for MRYGISLFTSDRGITPAAAAQAVEKCGFDAFYVPEHTHIPVNRESNHPGTGNETLPDDRYMRTLDPWVALGTAASVTSRIRLGTSVALPLEHDPITLAKTIASLDHLSGGRVTFGVGFGWNAEELADHGVDPKKRRTALREYLEAMQALWTQEEASYDGQFVKFGPSWAWPKPIQQPRPPVLVGAGASEKTFAWIARSADGWITTPIEQDIENNVTLLRKIWADAGRTGQPEIIVLAGKPDADKLARWQDLGVSEALFGMPDGSEDVVVAYLQRLAGKLGIG; via the coding sequence GTGCGCTACGGCATCAGCCTGTTCACCAGTGACCGAGGGATCACCCCCGCGGCGGCCGCGCAGGCCGTCGAGAAGTGCGGGTTCGACGCGTTCTACGTGCCCGAGCACACGCACATCCCGGTCAACCGGGAATCGAACCACCCCGGCACCGGCAACGAGACCCTTCCTGACGACCGCTACATGCGCACGCTCGATCCGTGGGTCGCGCTCGGGACCGCCGCGTCGGTGACGTCGCGGATCCGGCTCGGCACGTCGGTGGCGCTGCCGCTCGAGCACGACCCGATCACCCTCGCCAAGACCATCGCGTCGCTCGACCACCTCTCCGGTGGACGGGTCACGTTCGGCGTCGGATTCGGCTGGAACGCCGAGGAACTCGCCGACCACGGCGTCGACCCGAAGAAGCGCCGCACCGCGCTGCGCGAATACCTCGAGGCGATGCAGGCGTTGTGGACGCAGGAGGAGGCGTCGTACGACGGGCAGTTCGTGAAGTTCGGTCCGAGTTGGGCGTGGCCCAAGCCGATTCAGCAGCCGCGTCCCCCGGTGCTCGTCGGTGCGGGTGCGTCGGAGAAGACGTTCGCGTGGATCGCGCGTTCGGCCGACGGCTGGATCACCACCCCGATAGAGCAGGACATCGAGAACAACGTCACGCTGCTGCGCAAGATCTGGGCCGACGCCGGTCGCACCGGTCAGCCCGAGATCATCGTTCTGGCCGGCAAGCCCGACGCCGACAAGCTCGCCCGCTGGCAGGACCTGGGCGTCAGCGAGGCGCTGTTCGGCATGCCAGACGGTTCCGAGGACGTGGTGGTCGCCTACCTGCAGCGGCTGGCGGGCAAGCTCGGCATCGGGTAG
- a CDS encoding dTDP-4-dehydrorhamnose 3,5-epimerase family protein yields MDYRELKVPGAWEITPRQFGDHRGVFLEWFKEPGFSDAVGRTLDLQQANCSVSAAGVLRGIHFADVPPGQAKYVTCAKGAVLDVVVDLRAGSPTFGQWDSVLLDDVDRRAIFVSEGLGHAFLSLEDGSTVMYLCSTGYNPEREHEVSPLDPGIGIDWPVVGRDGTPLQWALSDKDLAAPTLRQALDAGLLPVYREGTD; encoded by the coding sequence ATGGACTATCGGGAGTTGAAGGTTCCGGGAGCGTGGGAGATCACGCCCCGCCAGTTCGGCGATCACCGCGGGGTGTTCCTGGAGTGGTTCAAGGAGCCCGGCTTCTCCGACGCCGTCGGTCGCACACTCGACCTGCAGCAGGCCAACTGTTCGGTGTCCGCGGCCGGCGTGCTGCGCGGGATCCACTTCGCCGACGTTCCGCCCGGGCAGGCCAAGTACGTGACCTGCGCCAAGGGCGCGGTGCTCGACGTCGTCGTCGACCTGCGGGCAGGGTCGCCGACGTTCGGGCAGTGGGACTCGGTGCTGCTCGACGACGTCGACCGCCGCGCGATCTTCGTCTCCGAGGGCCTGGGGCACGCATTCCTCTCGCTCGAGGACGGCTCGACGGTGATGTACCTGTGCTCGACGGGCTACAACCCCGAACGCGAGCACGAGGTGAGCCCGCTGGACCCGGGGATCGGTATCGACTGGCCCGTGGTCGGACGCGACGGCACCCCACTGCAGTGGGCGCTGTCCGACAAGGACCTGGCGGCGCCGACCCTGCGGCAGGCGCTCGACGCCGGCCTGCTGCCGGTGTACCGGGAGGGAACCGACTGA